The genomic DNA atgtgggatcctcccgcaccggggcacgaacctgtgtcccctgcatcggcaggcggactctcaaccactgtgccaccagggaagccctacgtgtTACACTATTTAAACCCTAAAACATCAAGAGGTTGGAGGGACAAGGCCCTTGGCCGCCCCCTCACTTCCAAGACCATCGTCTGCTATCTCTACCTGGAAGGTCTTTGATATCTGACAgcctggggcaggaaggaaaTCCCAGTTCACACCAAGATGTCAGGGTCTTATCTTTACTCTGCTTTAGGGATTAGGAAAAACCCTCAAGGTTCTCTGAGGATAATTGGCTACCCCAAGATTAGAGAAGGTGAGGACCATCCAGACACTCCTCTTAaatctccccccttccctctgccaccGCTGCTTCCGTTCACTATGCTGCAGCTCTAGAGTGACCAGTTTGGCTCCGAGCTCCCCGGTAACTGGAGTGAGAGGGGAAAACAGTCCCATTCTATTGCATGTTTTCCCCCCAGTGATCtcagacctctctctctctctctctcaagctgTCAGATGCCCTGAAGCGCCTCAAAGATGGTGGCCTGTCTGCAGGCTGTGGCTCTGGCTCATCCTCTGTCACCCCCAATAGTGGTGGGACACCCTTCTCCCAGGACACTGCTTATTCCAGCTGCCGCTTGGACACGCCCAACTCCTACGGACAGGGCACACCGCTCACGCCGCGCCTGGGCACCCCCTTCTCGCAGGACTCCAGCTACTCCAGCCGCCAGCCCACGCCCTCCTACCTCTTCAGCCAGGACCCCACAGTGACCTTCAAGGCTCGGCGCCACGAGAGCAAGTTCACGGACGCCTACAACCGCCGCCACGAGCATCATTATGTCCACAACTCTTCTGCAGTCACCGCAGTGGCAGGGGCCACAGCCACCTTCAGGGGCTCCGTGGACCTCCCATTCGGGGCAGTCAGCAGCAGTGGGGGCGGCAGTGGCCCTCCATTCAAGGCCCAGCCACAGGATTCAGCCACGTTTGCCCACACTCCACCGCCTACCCAAGCAGCCTCCGCTCCTGGAGTCACATTCAAGTCGGCTTTCTCTCCATATCAGACTCCTGTACCCCCTTTCCCCCCGCCCCCTGAGGAGCCCGCTGCCGCAACCCCCTTTGGGGCCCGTGACAGTGTGGAGTTCCGGAGAGTACCTGTGCCCCCGCCCCTGCCGCCCACTGAGCCCCtgacaaaggagaagccaggcACGCCACCTGCACCCCCGCCCCCTGATGCCAACAGCATGGAGCTGGGCGGCCGGCCGACCTTCGGCTGGAGCCCTGAGCCCTGTGACAGTCCTGGTACGCCCACGCTGGAGTCGTCGCCTGCAGGGCCCGAGAAGCCCCACGACAGCCTGGACTCACGGATCGAGATGCTGCTGAAGGAGCAGCGCACCAAGCTGCCCTTCCTTCGGGAGCAGGACTCAGACACGGAGCTGCAGATGGAGGGCAGCCctatctcctcctcctcctcccagctctcCCCACTGGCCCCCTTTGGCGCTAACTCTCAGCCTGGCTTTCGAGGCCCCACACCACCCTCCTCACGCCCATCCAGCACCGGCCTGGAGGACATCAGTCCCACACCACTGCCCGACTCGGATGAGGATGATGAGCTTGACCTGGGCCTGGGGCCCCGGCCCCCACCCGAGCCAGGCCCCCCAGACCCTACCGGTCTTCTGGGTCAGACAACTGAGGTGGCCTTGGACCTGGCTGGAGACAGGACCCCCACCTCAGAGAAGATGGATGAGGTACCATGGTGTCTGTCCATCTCTGTCTGGGATTGGTTTTGTCTGTCTTGTGgctccctctttcctccttgaaacattctCCCCGTCAGATAACTAGCTAAGACACAGAAGCAGCAGGGCTAGGGCAGCCAAAATAACAGAtcacaaataaaaagagaatgaaaagagaataCGAAAAGCACCAGGGGCTATGACTGAGCAGCTGGTTTGCTCTGAGCTCCCTAGCAGCTTTGGTGAAAAGGGAAACATGACCTAGATCTGTTGCTCTCCTTGCTAGGTATGGGAAGTCAAGACCTTTTTCTGGGGATAAATTCTGACTTGAGCTTCTTTGGTTGGAGTTTGCTGAGATCCCAGAGAGgtggactgtggtgatggtttggGGCCTCCTTCTCTGTTGGGAGGCTGGGACCTGATCAGGACTGGTCCTGACACTCAGGCAGATTTGGGAAGAGGGATCAGCCAGAGTGTTCTGCTGAGCTAGGTCAGGTGGCAGCTCTGGAGCACTGTCTCCTAGAACCTGGTGCCCTCTGAAGAGATGGGAAACCATGGTGGGCAGGGAGGACATTGAAatgttcctcctccctctccccctgcgTCCAGGACTGAAGGAGTTAAGGGCTAGCCCGGGGGAGGGCCACAGCCAGAACCAGGCTGagttgaccaccccccaccctctgcccaccCAGAGATCCTCCTCTGGGGTCTCACTGCAGCCTGAGGGTTGGGGTGGGTGCTGCTGCATGCCACATTCCCTTGGGGGAGGATTCCGCCATCTTCCTTGGCTCTGCTCCTCCCCCCTCCTGGTCCAGGCACCTGCCCTGGCCCTTCTGGCCTGGCAGGCATGAACAGCAGGAGCTCAGACACAGCTCTTCGCCCCCCGTGGGCGGTAGGGAGGAGGGTCCCTCCTCCCCGAGTCCTTTGATTAGGCCGATGTGGCCGCCTCAGGGAAGAACAGAGAGGAACTTGGCTTGCCTGGGAGGGGATTGCAGGTGGCTGGGGCTCCTGGGGGCCTCCAGGCTGTTCTGGGGAAGTGGTTTCTGGCGCTAAGGGGTTCAGGCAGGGAGAGCTGACAGGTGTGCAGAGGTGGGGGGGCTGCTGGCCCTGCTGccatcctcccttcttccctccctctcctgccgGAGGTTAGGGGATGTTTATTTAACCATGCTCACTGGCTGATCCAGGGCCGGGAAGCCCAGAGGAGCCAGAGGGAATGAGCTTTCCCACGGTGTCACTGTAGGaaaggggagactgaggcccagagagctgggGTCGGGGATGCCCCGGGACATCagcccagggaagcccgggagtacTGATAACCTCCAAGATGGCCCTCGGGAGCCCCCTGCTGACAGTCGGGAGAGCAGCTCCCGGGTTCCTCCGGCCTGAACCCGAGGGAATCCCAGCCTAGGCTGACCACATGGGAGAGCAGCACAGGGGGACACTCCCTTTCTTCACAGAGGCTGATAGTTAAAAGTTCCGGCTCCAGTCCTTAAGTCTTGAGCCCCACCCCTGTCACTTACTGGTCATGTGGCCTTAGGGAAGTTACTTTCCCCGCCTGAGTCTCAGTTtcgtcatctgtgaaatgggatagtGAGAGTAGCTGCCTCACACTAATCTCGGCTTAAGTGAGgtgccacctgggaagctccAGGCACGGCTGGAGCTGATGCCGAATATTCAGCCGCCAGTTCCCGCCGGttctctgccccccccccccccccgcccccggacgcgggaggggcggagggaggggcagggccgcGGGCTGGGCTGGATCAGGGTCTCCTTGTGATTGGCTGGCAGCCGTGGCGGCGTTAACCCTATGCGTGCTGCGCTTGCCTTGCTGGGCGCTGTCCAGGACTGATCTGGCGCTGTCCCTGAGTATCAGGCTGAGCCTGCCAGAGCCTCCCTCAGCATGTGTGTGGGACCCCGAGAggcagagtgtgtgtgtctgtagagGGGACAGAGCAAAAGCGGGGGCTTTCTTCTGCCTTAGGTttgcttttcctcttctctctcccccgccccccatttCCCTTTGAAGCCTCCCTCACCTGTACGTCTGACCTCTGACCTTACAGCCTGCACAGACCCTGCCCCCTCAGCCTTCAAATGCACTCCCTGGCAACCTACAAAGGCTCTGTCTTCCCAGCCACGTTCATCCAGGCCAGGGCCTGAGCCCCCTTCTCGCCTTGGGTCCTGACACAAGAGCCTGGGGGTAGCCCATCCCTCCTCGCCCTACCCCTGCTTTGCCTTCTTGCTCCACCTCTACCTTGTGGACCCCGTGCCCCCCTCCAGTTCCAGGCCTCTGCAtccacctccccaaagccccatgTCTGAATGAAAAGAAGTCCTTTCCCGTTTCACAGCCAGGTCATGCTCGACTCCTCCCATTCACGTGGTGCCACGGTCCTGGATTCCCACAACAACCCCCTGACGCCTCGCTCAGCAGGCACCCTGGGCTCGCATCCCAGCCCGCTTTCTGACTGGCTGGGCCTCTTGGGCCAGTGATTTATGTATAGCTCTCTGAGtgtgtttcctcacctgtcaaaAGGGATTGGACTAGAGCCCTACGTTGTGAGGTTAGGGTGCGGATGAGAAATACGAGATATTATGTGCTGACAACACTCAGCCCCACCGCGGCCCGTACTAAGACTATATGAAAAGAGTAACTAAGGAAAAACGTAAAGACATACCTCCTATTCGTGCACCCTCACTACTGCTAAACGCCCCCGCTGCTCGTGTCACCTTCTCTGCCAGGCCCTCTCTGCCACAGTGAAGACTACAGGCCAACTGGGAACAAAGGCTAGTGAGCCACTTCCTGGTTCAAATCCGGGCTCCATCTCTTAGTGGTTGTGTggcctgggcaagttacttaagctctcaAGTGTTCCAACTTCCTCATCACTAAAACTGGTGATAACAGACCTACTTTacagggttgttctgaggattaactGAGTTAAGGTacgtaaagtgcttagaaagGTGCCTGGCCTGTAGAAAAGGCTAGAGAAGTTTCAACTATTAGTATTATCTTCTCTGAATGCAAATTGAAACAGAGTCTCTCAAATTGAAACAATCTTTTACCCTCTTCACACCTCACTCCccttcccagctttctttttctccatgaaGGACTATATATTTCACATTCCTCCTAGTTATCCTTTGCCTTGTCCCTCCAGAAGTTCAGCTCCAAGACAGCAGTAATTtcgtctgtcttgttcaccactgtgtTCCTagcacctggaacagtgcctgctacacagcaggtgctgagcaaatgtttgttgaatgaatgaatgagtgaatctgCATGATAACCCCGTGAGGCAGGTACTGTGGTGCTCATCatgcagatggggagactgaggcttagagaggttaaacgACTTGCTTGAGGCCACGTGGCTGGCAAGGGAGGGGACCAGGATCAGAGCTGCGGAAGCCACGTTGCTCTCTCTGTCTTGTAGAAGGCTTCTTCTCTGACCTGCGGGTGTTCAGCAGGGGGATCTGGGAGCCTGCTGGGCCACCCGGGCTCACCCTCACCTCTCTCTCCTTGCTCTCCCTGCAGGGGCAGCAGTCCTCGGGGGAGGACATGGAGATCTCAGATGATGAGATGCCCTTGGCCCCCATCACCAGCGCTGACTGCCCCAAGCCCATGGTGGTGACCCCCGGGACGGGGGCTGTGGCAGCTCCCTCTGTGCTGGCCCCGACCTTGCCGTTGCCCCCGCCTCCTGGCTTCCCACcactgcccccgcccccgccgccccccccgccccagcctggCTTCCCCatgccccctcctctgcccccgccaccgcccccaccgcccccagcccaccccgctGTGACAGTGCCCCCACCACCGCTGCCAGCACCACCGCCCGGTGTCCCACCCCCGCCCATTCTGCCGCCGTTGCCGCCCTTCCCACCGGGGCTGTTTCCCGTGATGCAGGTGGACATGAGCCATGTGCTGGGCGGCCAGTGGGGCGGCATGCCCATGTCCTTCCAGATGCAGACGCAAATGCTGAGCCGTCTGATGACGGGCCAGGGCGCTTGCCCCTACCCGCCCTTCATGGccgccgcagccgcagccgccTCCGCTGGGCTGCAGTTCGTCAACCTGCCGCCCTACCGGGGCCCCTTCTCCCTTAGCAACACTGGCCCCGGCCGCGGGCAGCCCTGGCCACCCCTGCCCAAGTTTGACCCGTCAGTGCCACCACCAGGCTATGTGCCACGCCAGGAGGACCCGCACAAGGCCACGGTGGACGGTGTCCTGCTGGTGGTGCTCAAAGAGCTCAAGGCCATCATGAAGCGGGACCTGAACCGCAAGATGGTGGAGGTGGTGGCCTTCCGGGCCTTCGACGAGTGGTGGGACAAGAAGGAGCGGATGGCCAAGGTGGGTGGGCGGCAGAGACCCGGCCaggcagcctctctcctccccaggcaCGTACTGGAAACACCGCCACCCAGACCCCCAAAGCAGAATAGTGTGAGTGTTATTTTGTGAAAGCAGTGTGTCGATGACACAGGTGTGTACTTACAATGCGTTCCTTTTGGGTTCCAACCTCCAAAGCGCGAGGGTCCCTGCTCCGGTGCGGGCAGCTGTAGTAGCCGCTTTGCAGGTGAGGAAGCCGAGGGTCAGGGAGGCAGAGTGGGGCCCTGAGGGCGTCCTGAGTAGTCGGCACAAAATGAGGTAGGTTCCAGGAAAGGAAGTGCCCAGTTACCACGTGGCTGTCACTGTTGAGAGGACGGCAGGCTGCTCAGGGGACAGGGCTGGTGGCAGCGCCGTAACCATGGtcacctccccctcctctcttgcACCCCAGGCCTCGCTGACCCCGGTGAAGTCCGGTGAGCACAAGGACGAAGACAGGCCGAAGCCCAAGGACCGCATCGCCTCCTGCCTGCTGGAGTCGTGGGGCAAAGGCGAGGGCCTGGGCTACGAGGGCCTGGGCCTGAGCATTGGGCTGCGTGGGGCCATCCGCCTGCCCTCCTTCAAGGTCAAGAGGAAAGAGCCGCCGGACACTGCCTCGTCTGGCGACCAGAAGCGGTTGCGACCCTCAGCCTCCGTGGATGAGGAGGATGAAGGTTTGCGCCCCTCCGCTCGCCGGGTGCTGGGGTCTCCTCCTCTCCCGCGCCCCTGGCCCAGCTCTGACAGCCCTCCTTCCCCACAGAGTCTGAGCGGGAGCGGGACCGCGACATGGCGGATGCCCCCTGTGAGCTCGCCAAGCGGGACCCCAAGGGCGTGGGTGTGCGGCGGCGGCCAGCCCGGCCCCTGGAGCTGGACAGTGGCGGGGAGGAGGACGAGAAGGAGTCGCTGTCGGTGTCCTCATCGTCGTCGGCGTCCTCGTCCTCGGAGTCCTCGACAACCTCGCCCTCATCCTCAGCCTCCGACAAGGAGGAGCGAGAAAGcgcggaggaggagggggagggggaggaggaggagggggaggaggaggaaggcccCAGGAGCCAGATCTCCTCCTCCTCGACCTCATCCCTGTCCGATAAGGTACCGTTCGGGCTGGGGAGGCCTGGGGTGCTGGGCCAGGGGAGGAGGCCCTTCGGCTCACCTTTCCTCCGTCCCTCCCCCCCCAGGATGACGATGATGAAGACAGCGACGACAGGGACGAGTCTGAGAATGACGACGAGGACGCAGCCCTGTCGGAGATgagtgagaaggaagaaggggacTCAGATGGAGGTGAGCGGGGCTCCCGGCCCAGCCCGGGGTTCCTCTGCAGAGCGCAGAGCCCGTGCAATGGTCAGCTATACTCTGGGGGCAGATCTCTTGACTTTGAAGTGTGAACTCAGTAAAGCACAAACAGGGCATGCCCTATGATTCCTTTCTCGTGAAGTGTCCAGAAGGGGtcaatccatagagacagaaagcagactagtGGTCGCTGGGGTTAGGGGACAGTGGATAGACGGGTGATTGCTAAAGGGAACGGGCTTCTTCTAGACAAGGGCTAGTTATCcacattgtgaatatactgaatACCACTGTATCGTTTACTTTAAGACGgttagttttatgttatgtggatttcacctcagtttaaaaaaacgTGATGACTAGTTAGTACCGACACGtgcacgcgcgcgcacgcacacacgcacacacgcacacacacacacacacacacacacacacacacacacacctgagggCTATGTTCAGCCCAGTGCCGCCAGTTGTGAGACGTTTGGTGAAGTACCTGGCTGGAGCACAGCAGATAATGACAGCGCCCCTGCCTGTGTCCCCCGCCCAGAGGAGACAGTGAGCATCGCCACCTCCAAGGCTGGAGCTGAGTCCTCCAGTGAGAGCTCTGAGTCTTCTGACTTCGAATCAAGCTCCGGGTCCTCCTCATCACCTTCCGAAGATGAAGAAGAACTGGCAGCAGGGGAGGAAGATGAGGCGGAAGGGGAGGAGGCAGCTGCAGAAGAAAGCGTGGCTCCCGCTGCCCCTGACGAGGACTTTGAGGACGTGGCCACAGGAGCACCCGTGACGGAGTCGCTGGTCCCAGAAGAGGAGGTGGACATCGAGGCTGAGGACGAAGCCTCCGAGGCGCGGACCCCTATGCTGGAAGAGCCTCCCTTGCCTGTGGGTGTCGAGGAGCTGGCTGGCTGCAAGGAGCCCCCCGACGAGCCAGGCCTGAACCAGGAAGGGGCCAGGTTGCTGTCTCCAGAGCCCCCTGCTGGAGAGATGGAGGCCCGGCCCCTGCCATCCCCGGAGCCCACCCCAGGTAACACTTGCAGCCCCTGGGAGGGTGGTGGGCATGGAAGCAGGATGTCCTCACCGTGAGAGTGAGCCCAGCCTCCTTTATACTAATCACTTCACCTTAActagtcagtttcctcatctgtaaaatgggatccgTGTGTTGTGCTTCCCCTATGAGGTCATATGGGAGGACAGAGTGAGATGACTTATGACGTGCCAGCATGGAGCCTGGCACCTGTTAGATCCCAGAGGGGTCTGCTGCTGTCACCATTCCTCTGTCAGTATTTCCCTGGGGTTTAGTCCTTGGACCATTAATTAGTCCCATGAGATGCTCCCAGGAGAGGGCGTGTGGGTGCATGCAGGTGTGTATGGTCATTTCAGTGACAGAAAGCAGCAGAGAAGGCCTCGGGGTGCTGGGCCAGTTGAGAAGAGGCCATGGACGCTGCCCCCTCCACCATCTTGGTGGAGCTGCACAAAGCATGTTAAAGGCTCTAACAACGCTGTCCAAtggaactttctgcagtgatagaaacgtgctgtccaatagaactttctgcggTGATAGAAACGTTCTCTCTCTGTCCTGTCCAATACTGTAGCCACTAGACACCGTGTTGCTAAGAGCAGTTGAAAGGTGGAGAGTGCCACTGTGGAACAGAATTTGTGACGTTGTCTCATTTTCATTAGTATAAACTTacatagccacatgtggttagttTGTACCGGTAATAGTCCTTGAGAAAAGAAACCCGTTGTATTTTGTTTAATTCTGTGTTATTTGGCTATAGAACCACAGGTCTTTGAATATTGTTAAACGTATTAATTGAGCCTCTATTGTCATCCCCAGTACTGTTTTATGAACTGATAATACAACAGTGgaccaaacagacaaaaatacctGGGGCTTACACTCTGGGGCAGGGTGATGGATGACAGCAGATAAgttagaaaatgtattctgtgaCAGTAGAGATAAATGCTAAGAGAAAACCttaaaggctctgaaaagtcctgCAGCAAAGAGACTTGTTGGATTTTATTTGATAGAGCTCATTTTTTTGGTCCATGGGATGTTCCCGGTTCACAGGAACACCGTTCTAAAGACAGTGTTGAGGGCTACAACCATGTCTCCTGCATCTTTGATTTACTTCCACCAACATTTATCagacacctactgtgtgcctgacaCTGGGCCGGGTGCTGAGCGGTCCTTGAGCGGCTTAGCTGGAGGAGGACAGTCCATATACTCACAGAACCCCTAGGGACCCAGAGGGTATGAGTGCATACCCAGAGACGTGTCAAGTGCATAGTAGGGCAGCATGAGTAGGGCGCTGAGGGACATCTGAATCAAATAATAAAGGTCTGGTTTTTGCCCACCTCTCTGCAGAGAACAACCTGGAAGCGGAGCCTGCGCCCCCCGCGCTGCTCTCCTTACCCCTGCAGCCACCGTTGCCGCCCGCTCGACCACCCCGGCCACCCAGCCCACCACCAGAGCCCGAGACCCCAGACCTCCCGCTCCCAACAGTCCCTCTGGAGCCTCCCCATGAGGACCAGCCCCCACGTACTCCAGGCCTCTGTGGCAGCTTGGCCAAGTCGCAGAGCGCAGAGGCCGTGCCGGCCACACCGAGTGGGGAGCCCCTGCCGTCGGGGGGCAGCAGTGGCCTGCCCCTGAGCTCCCCGCAGCTGCCAGGCAGCCCCTTCTCCTACCCATCCCCATCCCCCGGCTTGAGCAGCGGGGGCCTCCCGAGGACACCTGGCCGGGACTTCAGCTTCACACCCACCTTCCCTGAGCCTGGTGGGCCCCTGCTCCTGCCTGTCTGTCCCCTCCCAGCTGGCCGGCGTGATGACCGGTCTGGCCCCCTGGCCTCCCCTGTGCTCTTGGAGACAGGCCTGCCGCTCCCTCTGCCCTTGCCCTTGCCCCTGCCCTTGGCATTGCCCGTACCCGTCCTGCGGGCCCAGACTCGGGCCCCCACCCAGCTGCCACCCCTGCTGCCTGCTCCGctggccccctgcccaccccccatcaAGAGGAAGCCGGGCCGGCCCCGGCGATCCCCGCCGGCTGTGCTCTCCTTGGATGGGCCCTTGGTCCGGGCGCCAGGAGGGCCCCCCCTGGGCAGGGACCTCCTGCTTCTGCCAGGCCAGCCACAGACCCCTGTCTTCCCCAGCACCCACGACCCCCGGACCGTGACCCTGGACTTCCGGAACGCGGGGATCCCGGCTCCCCCCCCACCCTTGCCCCCCCAGCCTCCTCCGCCCCCACCTCCGCCACCTGTTGAGCCCACCAAGCTGCCCTTTAAGGAGCTAGAGAACCAGTGGCCCTCTGAGGCCATCCCTCCGGGTCCCCGTGGGCGCGACGAGGTCACCGAGGAGTTCATGGACCTGGCCAAGGTGCGGGGGCCCTGGCGCCGGCCACCGAAGAAGCGCCACGAGGACCTGGTGGCCTCAGCCTCCCCCGAGCTCTCACCGCCGCAGCCCCTCTTTCGGCCCCGCTCAGAATTTGAGGAGATGACCATCCTGTATGACATTTGGAATGGCGGCATCGACGAGGAGGACATCCGCTTCCTGTGTGTCACCTACGAGCGTCTGCTGCAGCAGGACAACGGCATGGACTGGCTCAATGACACGCTCTGGGTCTACCATCCCTATATCCTGCCAGGCAGGGTGGGGGGGCTGCACCTCCCAGGATAGCGCACATCACTGTCACTTACGGAGCAGTGTCTATGCCGGCACCGTGCCAGGCTCTGTACAGAGTCATCACTGGCACTTTTAAACACTGCCCTCTGTGCCAGAATTGGCAGGTCTGGGGGCTAAATGTAACAATGTGATTGTACAACATGACAGAAGCAGGGGCTGACAGAAGGTTCACTCTCCCTGGCTCCCTCTCATCGCCtaatttaatcttcccaacagcCTAGTGAGGTAGGGGctgctattattcccattttacatctGAAGaagccgaggctcagagaggttaagttacctgcccgaagtcacacagctatgAAGTAGCAGAGtagagatttgaacccaggcaaatGTGGCTCCAGAATCTGCGTTCTCAGCCACGATGCCACGCCACAGTCGGTTGTTACCACAACCCTATGAAGTTGGCGCTGCTTTTATCCCTGTTGTACCAAATGAGTTTATTGAGTTTATttactctgtgtcaggaactctGCTAAGCAGCCTAAGCATCTGTAGTCATTCCACGGGGCATCGTCATCCCCAATTtgcatatggggaaactgaggcagagggtggtttaaaaaaaaaaaaacacccaaggCCATGCAGCTGGGTACCTGTCAGAGTTCTGACCACGGTGGAGTTGGCCAGTGGGCAGGTGCAGGGAAGTGGTGTAGGTGTGGGCTGTGGAGCTGGGCATCCTCAGCCTCCTGCAGATGGGTCTGAGGGTGGAGAGGCCAGGCCCGGGAGGGCGGGTCTCCAGGCAGGACTGGGAGGGGCTCTCCGAGAATGTCCATGTGGCCCTtgacccacacccacccaccagcCTCTCTTCAGCTAAGAAG from Pseudorca crassidens isolate mPseCra1 chromosome 12, mPseCra1.hap1, whole genome shotgun sequence includes the following:
- the SETD1B gene encoding histone-lysine N-methyltransferase SETD1B; protein product: MENSHPPHHHHQQPPPQPGPSGERRNHHWRSYKLMIDPALKKGHHKLYRYDGQHFSLAMSSNRPVEIVEDPRVVGIWTKNKELELSVPKFKIDEFYVGPVPPKQVTFAKLNDNIRENFLRDMCKKYGEVEEVEILYNPKTKKHLGIAKVVFATVRGAKEAVQHLHSTSVMGNIIHVELDTKGETRMRFYELLVTGRYTPQTLPVGELDAVSPIVNETLQLSDALKRLKDGGLSAGCGSGSSSVTPNSGGTPFSQDTAYSSCRLDTPNSYGQGTPLTPRLGTPFSQDSSYSSRQPTPSYLFSQDPTVTFKARRHESKFTDAYNRRHEHHYVHNSSAVTAVAGATATFRGSVDLPFGAVSSSGGGSGPPFKAQPQDSATFAHTPPPTQAASAPGVTFKSAFSPYQTPVPPFPPPPEEPAAATPFGARDSVEFRRVPVPPPLPPTEPLTKEKPGTPPAPPPPDANSMELGGRPTFGWSPEPCDSPGTPTLESSPAGPEKPHDSLDSRIEMLLKEQRTKLPFLREQDSDTELQMEGSPISSSSSQLSPLAPFGANSQPGFRGPTPPSSRPSSTGLEDISPTPLPDSDEDDELDLGLGPRPPPEPGPPDPTGLLGQTTEVALDLAGDRTPTSEKMDEGQQSSGEDMEISDDEMPLAPITSADCPKPMVVTPGTGAVAAPSVLAPTLPLPPPPGFPPLPPPPPPPPPQPGFPMPPPLPPPPPPPPPAHPAVTVPPPPLPAPPPGVPPPPILPPLPPFPPGLFPVMQVDMSHVLGGQWGGMPMSFQMQTQMLSRLMTGQGACPYPPFMAAAAAAASAGLQFVNLPPYRGPFSLSNTGPGRGQPWPPLPKFDPSVPPPGYVPRQEDPHKATVDGVLLVVLKELKAIMKRDLNRKMVEVVAFRAFDEWWDKKERMAKASLTPVKSGEHKDEDRPKPKDRIASCLLESWGKGEGLGYEGLGLSIGLRGAIRLPSFKVKRKEPPDTASSGDQKRLRPSASVDEEDEESERERDRDMADAPCELAKRDPKGVGVRRRPARPLELDSGGEEDEKESLSVSSSSSASSSSESSTTSPSSSASDKEERESAEEEGEGEEEEGEEEEGPRSQISSSSTSSLSDKDDDDEDSDDRDESENDDEDAALSEMSEKEEGDSDGEETVSIATSKAGAESSSESSESSDFESSSGSSSSPSEDEEELAAGEEDEAEGEEAAAEESVAPAAPDEDFEDVATGAPVTESLVPEEEVDIEAEDEASEARTPMLEEPPLPVGVEELAGCKEPPDEPGLNQEGARLLSPEPPAGEMEARPLPSPEPTPENNLEAEPAPPALLSLPLQPPLPPARPPRPPSPPPEPETPDLPLPTVPLEPPHEDQPPRTPGLCGSLAKSQSAEAVPATPSGEPLPSGGSSGLPLSSPQLPGSPFSYPSPSPGLSSGGLPRTPGRDFSFTPTFPEPGGPLLLPVCPLPAGRRDDRSGPLASPVLLETGLPLPLPLPLPLPLALPVPVLRAQTRAPTQLPPLLPAPLAPCPPPIKRKPGRPRRSPPAVLSLDGPLVRAPGGPPLGRDLLLLPGQPQTPVFPSTHDPRTVTLDFRNAGIPAPPPPLPPQPPPPPPPPPVEPTKLPFKELENQWPSEAIPPGPRGRDEVTEEFMDLAKVRGPWRRPPKKRHEDLVASASPELSPPQPLFRPRSEFEEMTILYDIWNGGIDEEDIRFLCVTYERLLQQDNGMDWLNDTLWVYHPSTSLSSAKKKKRDDGIREHVTGCARSEGFYTIDKKDKLRYLNSSRASTDEPPTDTQGMSIPAQPHASTRAGSERRSEQRRLLSSFTGSCDSDLLKFNQLKFRKKKLKFCKSHIHDWGLFAMEPIAADEMVIEYVGQNIRQVIADMREKRYEDEGIGSSYMFRVDHDTIIDATKCGNFARFINHSCNPNCYAKVITVESQKKIVIYSKQHINVNEEITYDYKFPIEDVKIPCLCGSENCRGTLN